The bacterium genomic interval GTGTGACATGCTCTTGGCGAGCGGCACGCCGAGGTCGGGCGTGAGCAGGCGATACAAAAAGATGTTGACCGGATGCTGCATGATTCGTTTGAGCAAGCGGTAGCCCACGTCGCGTTGGGCGGTGCCGTCGCCGTGGGTGATGAAACAGTGATAGCCGCAAAGATCGCGCGCAATGCCGCCGGCGTGCACGGTGACGCCGATTTGGTTGCGAAAGTACTCTCCCAGCCAGAGATCGTGGTTGCCGGCCAGGTAGTCGATGGGCAGTCCGGCTTGGCGCAGCTCATAAAGTTTGGCCAGCACCGCGAAGTGACGGTTCGGCACCGCATGGCGATACTCGAACCAAAAGTCGAAGAGATCGCCGACGATGAACAGGCCGGCGCCATGTTGCTTGACATGCTGCAGAAAGGCGACGACCTTTCGCTCCCGTTCCGGGTCATCGCTGCGATGGGGGGCACCCAAATGCGCATCGGAAAATAGAAAATAACTCGGCATCACCTCGACGGCGAATTGTGAATCGTCCAGTTGCAGGCAGAGGCAGCCTCATCCACAAAAATTGAATGGAGCGCAATGTAAAGATTCCCGGAGCAACATGCAACAAGCGCGCAC includes:
- a CDS encoding UDP-2,3-diacylglucosamine diphosphatase, with product MPSYFLFSDAHLGAPHRSDDPERERKVVAFLQHVKQHGAGLFIVGDLFDFWFEYRHAVPNRHFAVLAKLYELRQAGLPIDYLAGNHDLWLGEYFRNQIGVTVHAGGIARDLCGYHCFITHGDGTAQRDVGYRLLKRIMQHPVNIFLYRLLTPDLGVPLAKSMSHTSRTYVQSDSRWEREYRAYAASKIMEGFDVVLMGHTHQPKVEQINGKTFINLGDWMTHFTYCRLDERGPVLLRWSDAGQLAAAAAQAAVSPP